The following are encoded in a window of Shewanella psychrotolerans genomic DNA:
- a CDS encoding Tex family protein translates to MQNIAQIIAQELNVREQQVTATITLLDDGATVPFVARYRKEVTGGLDDTQLRTLFSRLGYLRDLNDRRKVILSSIDAQGKLTPELQAAINDADSKTRLEDLYLPYKPKRRTKGQIAIEAGIEPLVDQLLQNRQANIEAAASEFINSDAGFGDTKAVLDGARFILMERYAEDAELLQKVRRHLSQNAVLESRMVKGKEKEGAKFRDYFEYSEKMMQIPSHRALAMLRGRNEGVLSLNMNADPDTEAKQGSYCEVLISEHFKLKLTDSDVDQWLKQVVTSTWRIKIALQMETEFVAKLRERAETEAINVFARNLGDLMMAAPAGAKCTLGLDPGLRTGVKVAIVNNTGKLVAHSTIFPHAPQNLWDKSIRTLSNLVKMHKVELIAIGNGTASRETDKLAAELIAAMKAEVPHLTKVMVSEAGASVYSASELAAEEFPDLDVSIRGAVSIARRLQDPLAELVKIEPKAIGVGQYQHDVSQSQLSQSLEAVVEDCVNGVGVDLNMASVPLLAQVAGLNKTLARNIVEYRDENGQFSSRQQLLKVARLGPKAFEQAAGFLRIRNGDSPLDASAVHPEAYALVETIARAQQQAVDTLIGNGDLLKQVDAKAFITDEFGLPTITDILSELEKPGRDPRGEFKTAVFKEGVEEVKDLKLDMILEGVVTNVTNFGAFVDVGVHQDGLVHISSLTDKFVSDPHTVVKAGDVVKVKVMEVDVERKRISLSMRLDEKASEKAAAPRQAAPKANKAGQGKPAQKNHNKQAKAPANAAMGNAFADAFAKLKK, encoded by the coding sequence ATGCAAAATATTGCACAAATCATCGCTCAGGAACTCAACGTTCGCGAGCAGCAAGTGACAGCAACAATCACGTTATTGGATGACGGCGCTACGGTTCCTTTTGTGGCGCGCTATCGTAAGGAAGTCACCGGTGGTTTAGACGATACTCAGCTGCGCACATTATTTAGCCGTTTAGGGTATTTACGCGATCTCAACGATAGACGTAAGGTGATTCTTTCTAGTATCGATGCCCAAGGCAAGTTGACGCCTGAATTGCAAGCGGCAATAAATGATGCTGACAGCAAGACTCGCCTCGAAGATCTTTATTTACCTTATAAGCCTAAACGCCGCACTAAAGGGCAGATAGCTATTGAAGCGGGCATCGAACCTTTGGTCGATCAGCTGCTACAAAATCGTCAAGCCAATATCGAAGCCGCAGCCAGTGAATTTATTAATAGTGACGCTGGTTTTGGTGATACTAAGGCTGTGCTAGATGGCGCGCGTTTTATTTTGATGGAGCGTTACGCCGAAGATGCCGAGTTGCTGCAAAAGGTGCGTCGCCACCTAAGTCAAAACGCAGTGCTTGAAAGTCGTATGGTTAAAGGCAAAGAGAAAGAGGGCGCTAAGTTTAGGGATTACTTTGAGTATAGCGAGAAGATGATGCAGATCCCATCGCATCGCGCCTTGGCTATGCTGCGTGGTCGTAACGAAGGTGTGTTAAGCCTGAACATGAATGCCGATCCTGACACCGAGGCTAAGCAAGGTAGCTATTGCGAAGTGCTCATTAGTGAGCACTTTAAGCTTAAGCTGACCGACAGTGATGTCGACCAATGGCTTAAACAGGTCGTTACCTCGACATGGCGGATCAAAATTGCACTGCAAATGGAAACGGAGTTTGTCGCTAAACTTCGTGAACGTGCTGAAACCGAAGCGATTAATGTGTTTGCGCGTAACTTAGGTGATTTAATGATGGCGGCTCCAGCGGGCGCTAAATGCACATTAGGGCTTGATCCTGGTTTACGGACTGGGGTTAAGGTCGCGATTGTTAACAATACCGGTAAGTTAGTGGCTCACTCGACCATTTTCCCCCATGCGCCGCAAAATCTGTGGGACAAGTCGATCCGCACTCTGTCTAATTTAGTCAAAATGCACAAGGTCGAGCTGATCGCTATTGGTAACGGCACCGCTTCCCGCGAAACCGATAAATTGGCTGCAGAACTAATTGCGGCGATGAAGGCGGAAGTTCCCCATTTGACTAAGGTTATGGTCAGTGAGGCGGGCGCGTCAGTTTATTCTGCCTCTGAGCTAGCGGCGGAAGAGTTTCCCGATCTAGATGTTTCGATTCGCGGTGCAGTCTCTATCGCTCGTCGTCTGCAAGATCCGTTGGCAGAACTGGTTAAAATTGAACCTAAAGCGATTGGTGTCGGCCAGTATCAACACGATGTAAGCCAGAGTCAGTTATCTCAGTCACTAGAAGCCGTGGTCGAAGATTGTGTAAATGGTGTGGGGGTAGACTTAAACATGGCGTCAGTGCCTCTGCTGGCACAAGTTGCAGGTTTAAACAAAACCTTGGCTCGCAATATTGTTGAATATCGAGATGAGAATGGTCAGTTTAGTAGTCGTCAGCAGCTGTTAAAGGTTGCGCGCCTTGGGCCTAAGGCATTTGAACAGGCGGCGGGTTTCTTGCGTATTCGCAATGGTGACAGCCCATTAGATGCGAGTGCCGTTCACCCTGAAGCTTATGCATTAGTTGAGACGATTGCGCGCGCTCAGCAACAGGCGGTCGATACCTTGATAGGTAACGGTGACTTGTTAAAACAGGTCGATGCTAAGGCTTTTATCACCGATGAGTTTGGTCTACCCACGATCACCGATATCTTAAGTGAACTTGAAAAGCCCGGCCGTGATCCTCGTGGAGAGTTTAAGACGGCTGTCTTTAAAGAGGGCGTGGAAGAGGTCAAAGATCTTAAGCTTGATATGATCTTAGAGGGGGTGGTGACTAACGTGACCAATTTTGGTGCGTTCGTCGATGTGGGTGTTCATCAAGATGGCTTAGTGCATATTTCATCATTAACCGATAAGTTTGTTAGCGATCCTCACACTGTGGTTAAGGCCGGCGATGTGGTGAAAGTTAAAGTGATGGAAGTGGATGTTGAACGTAAACGCATTAGTTTGAGCATGCGCCTTGATGAAAAAGCCTCGGAAAAGGCAGCTGCACCGCGTCAGGCTGCACCTAAGGCAAATAAAGCTGGTCAAGGTAAACCTGCGCAAAAGAACCATAACAAACAAGCGAAAGCCCCCGCCAATGCAGCGATGGGGAATGCTTTTGCCGATGCATTCGCTAAATTAAAGAAGTAG
- a CDS encoding thiamine pyrophosphate-binding protein produces MSATIQDNFGEQYYKQLPTLGQSIAQQLQLFGVQRVYGVGGDFVANLINALAKQIPVLPSSNEMHAGFTACAQAELNPLGVCLMTYTVGSLPCTSAAALARTEGLPVIFISGAPGEAEINSDALHHSVHPHTAWHTDLDAALNAFKALGLRAERLQGQRHSGQPNVAAEQFLDLLTHAFINRQPVYIEIPRDLVHQPTQALCLPQDLTALQTQALNLSGAEYIAAQIEEKLSLAKYPLVFLGEKLRLNKALLSNIIDFCHQQGLPYATSWFGKGMLDECDPLCLGSYNGVFSKLQHQAYIDEQVDYVLELGSAIFPSDTNNAFSSQTHTIDNHPNKTMVKGTARLEQDILAVMTQLRSHYRDESRPKFKAPLSNQGEPRFECDGSLGYHNIAACINRVQRQLQRSFIFVPEVGNSLFASFELETGASDIGRSYLANPWYAAMGTSLPYARAIGDQLAQLGSQQTILVLTGDGGFNFQANELINLQKQGANAIIVYMRNNIFHLGKAGDAPIYACNDDGFDPKLLISAYGGKGHLCQSSGQFVDILATCVEMGGLHLIEVPTGLDLVLQSDTTKKLNCYIGYRNGDPDATKQWQALCR; encoded by the coding sequence ATGAGCGCGACGATACAAGATAATTTCGGTGAACAATATTATAAACAGCTGCCCACGTTGGGGCAGAGTATTGCTCAACAGTTGCAGCTATTTGGTGTGCAGCGAGTCTATGGTGTCGGTGGCGATTTTGTCGCTAACTTGATCAATGCCTTGGCTAAGCAGATCCCGGTGTTACCTTCGAGCAACGAGATGCACGCGGGTTTTACCGCTTGTGCACAAGCGGAGCTCAACCCATTAGGCGTGTGTTTGATGACTTACACTGTGGGCAGCCTGCCTTGCACATCGGCAGCGGCATTGGCCCGTACCGAAGGTTTGCCGGTGATTTTTATTTCGGGTGCACCAGGCGAGGCGGAGATCAACAGCGATGCGCTGCACCATAGCGTTCATCCACATACTGCGTGGCACACTGATCTCGATGCAGCGTTAAATGCGTTTAAAGCCTTAGGTCTTCGTGCCGAACGTCTGCAAGGTCAGCGTCATAGTGGTCAGCCTAACGTAGCTGCTGAGCAGTTTTTAGATCTGTTGACCCATGCTTTTATCAATCGTCAGCCAGTGTACATTGAGATCCCAAGAGACTTAGTGCATCAGCCGACGCAGGCTCTGTGTCTACCCCAAGATCTTACGGCGTTGCAGACTCAGGCACTTAATCTGAGTGGTGCCGAATATATTGCCGCTCAGATTGAGGAAAAATTGTCGCTAGCCAAATATCCTTTGGTTTTTCTTGGAGAGAAGCTGAGGTTAAATAAAGCATTGCTCAGTAACATTATCGACTTTTGTCACCAACAGGGTTTGCCTTATGCAACCAGTTGGTTTGGGAAAGGGATGTTAGATGAATGCGACCCATTGTGTTTGGGCAGCTATAATGGCGTCTTTAGTAAGCTTCAGCATCAAGCCTATATCGATGAGCAAGTTGATTATGTCTTAGAGCTGGGCAGCGCCATTTTCCCCTCTGACACCAACAATGCTTTTAGCAGTCAAACGCACACTATCGACAATCATCCCAATAAGACCATGGTCAAAGGTACCGCAAGATTAGAGCAAGATATCTTAGCTGTGATGACCCAGCTACGCAGCCATTACCGTGATGAATCTAGGCCTAAATTTAAGGCACCGTTATCCAATCAGGGCGAGCCTAGGTTTGAGTGCGACGGTAGTTTGGGGTATCACAATATCGCCGCCTGTATTAATCGGGTGCAGCGACAGTTGCAGCGTTCATTTATTTTTGTGCCCGAGGTTGGCAATTCCTTGTTTGCCAGTTTTGAACTCGAAACGGGCGCGAGTGATATTGGCCGCAGTTATTTGGCGAATCCTTGGTACGCTGCGATGGGAACAAGTTTGCCTTATGCGAGAGCGATTGGTGATCAACTCGCGCAGCTTGGCAGTCAGCAGACTATTTTAGTGCTTACTGGAGATGGCGGGTTTAATTTTCAGGCCAATGAGCTCATCAATCTGCAAAAGCAGGGGGCGAATGCCATTATCGTGTATATGCGCAACAACATTTTCCATTTAGGTAAGGCGGGTGATGCCCCGATTTATGCATGCAATGACGATGGTTTCGATCCCAAGTTACTGATCAGCGCATATGGTGGCAAAGGCCATCTGTGCCAAAGCAGCGGTCAGTTTGTCGATATCTTAGCGACTTGCGTTGAGATGGGCGGATTGCATCTTATCGAGGTGCCCACAGGATTAGATCTGGTCTTGCAAAGTGATACGACTAAAAAACTGAACTGCTATATTGGCTATCGAAATGGCGATCCCGATGCGACAAAACAGTGGCAAGCGCTTTGTCGCTAA
- the greB gene encoding transcription elongation factor GreB codes for MENKSSNDAKAMLITREGWQALDRELKYLWKEYRPEITKKVQEAAAQGDRSENADYTYNKRLLRQIDSRVRYLVKRVEDLKIVDYSPQQEGKVFFGAWVELENEAGEVVRYRIVGKDELDTKLGYITIDSPMARALIGKQVDDEVIVRTPAGKKEWYVNKIQYKAFEA; via the coding sequence ATGGAAAACAAATCCAGTAATGATGCGAAAGCCATGTTAATCACCCGTGAAGGCTGGCAAGCCCTCGATAGGGAGCTAAAGTATTTGTGGAAGGAGTATAGGCCAGAGATCACCAAGAAGGTGCAAGAGGCCGCTGCACAAGGCGATCGAAGCGAGAACGCTGACTACACTTATAATAAAAGGCTTTTAAGGCAAATCGATAGCCGAGTTCGCTATCTGGTTAAGCGAGTCGAAGATCTTAAGATTGTTGATTATTCACCCCAGCAAGAGGGCAAGGTGTTTTTTGGCGCTTGGGTTGAACTCGAAAATGAAGCTGGTGAGGTGGTGCGATACCGTATTGTGGGTAAAGATGAGCTAGATACTAAGCTTGGCTATATCACGATTGACTCTCCTATGGCGCGCGCACTCATTGGTAAGCAGGTCGATGATGAAGTTATTGTGAGAACACCCGCTGGTAAAAAAGAGTGGTATGTCAATAAGATCCAATATAAGGCATTTGAAGCCTAA
- the ompR gene encoding osmolarity response regulator transcription factor OmpR, with the protein MGQETSKILVVDDDMRLRALLERYLMEQGYQVRSAANAEQMDRLLERENFHLLVLDLMLPGEDGLSICRRLRQQGNTIPIVMLTAKGDEVDRIIGLELGADDYLPKPFNPRELLARIKAVMRRQTPEVPGAPTQQEEEISFGEFTLNLATREMYHGDEAISLTSGEFAVLKVLVSHPREPLSRDKLMNLARGRDYSALERSIDVQVSRLRRLIEKDAANPRYIQTVWGLGYVFVPDGAARR; encoded by the coding sequence ATGGGACAAGAAACCTCTAAAATTCTCGTCGTCGATGATGATATGAGGCTAAGAGCCTTACTAGAGCGTTACCTGATGGAGCAAGGTTATCAGGTTAGAAGTGCCGCCAATGCCGAGCAGATGGACAGATTACTCGAGCGCGAGAACTTTCATCTACTGGTACTCGATCTTATGCTCCCTGGCGAAGATGGCCTTTCGATCTGCCGCCGTCTAAGACAACAAGGCAACACTATCCCCATCGTCATGCTAACCGCCAAAGGGGACGAAGTAGACCGTATTATCGGTCTTGAGCTAGGTGCCGATGATTATCTACCTAAGCCATTTAACCCTCGCGAACTACTCGCACGTATCAAAGCGGTTATGCGACGCCAAACACCCGAAGTGCCTGGTGCTCCGACTCAGCAAGAGGAAGAGATAAGCTTTGGTGAATTTACCCTAAACCTAGCGACCCGTGAGATGTACCACGGCGACGAGGCAATCTCGCTCACCAGTGGTGAATTTGCAGTGTTAAAAGTACTGGTCAGCCATCCAAGAGAGCCGCTTTCTCGTGATAAGTTAATGAATCTTGCTCGCGGTCGCGACTACTCAGCGCTAGAACGCTCTATCGATGTACAGGTGTCACGCCTGCGCCGACTTATTGAAAAGGATGCCGCTAACCCTCGTTACATTCAAACCGTGTGGGGTCTTGGCTACGTATTTGTACCTGACGGTGCGGCTCGTCGCTAA